Sequence from the Helianthus annuus cultivar XRQ/B chromosome 13, HanXRQr2.0-SUNRISE, whole genome shotgun sequence genome:
ccctaaatgtgaaatacgaagtagagctagcagacggcacagtagaaaccgtctccactattctagagggatgtgaaatatccattaagaaccactcttttcctctatctttacttcccttcaaactggctggttttgacatcgttctgggtatggactggttatcccacaaccaggcccagatcgtctgcaatagaaaacaaatagtgctaaagactccgactggtgaatcgctcaccattcgaggagatacgcagtatggattgcccgagaacgtatctatgctcaaggcttcaagatgtttaaaaagaggctgtgtcatctacatggcacaggtgataatggaagagcccaaaccaaagatagaggacattcctgtcatttcggagtatccagaagttttccccgaagatctacctggattgccaccagataggcaagtggaattcagaatagatatcatccctggagcagctcctattgctagagcaccctacaggctagcaccaactgagatgaaggaattaaggacccagctggatgaactgttagcaaaaggtttcatcaagcctagttcatctccctggggagcacctgtcctatttgttaagaagaaggacggatcgatgcgtctgtgcatcgattatcgtgaacttaataaggtcacgataaagaatagatatccattgccaaggatcgacgacttgtttgatcaattacaaggggctagttatttctcaaagatcgacttgaggtcgggctaccatcagctgaaagttcgagatgaagacgtacacaaaacagcatttagaactcgctacggtcactacgagttcctagtgatgccttttgggctcacaaatgcaccggctgcgttcatgaatctcatgaatcgcgtctgcaagccgtacttggacaaatttgtcatcgtgttcatcgacgacattcttatctattcaaagaacaaagctgaccatgagaagcacctacgatgtattctcaaattgctgcatcgcgagaaactctatgccaaattctctaaatgcgaattctggctacgagaagtccaatttctcggacatgtcgtaagcgagcgtggtatccaagtagatcccgctaaggtagaggcgatcatgaattggcaagagccaaagacgcccatagagatccgtagtttcctggggttggcaggatactacaggagatttattgaaaatttttcaaggattgctgcgcccttaacctccttgaccaagaagaaggaaaagtttgtttggggccctaagaagcaagagtcctttgatatcttaaagcaaaagctaagcaacgctcctgtgttgacgctaccggaaggtaccgaagagttcgtaggttagtgcgacgcgtcacacactggcatggggtgtgtgctcatgcagaaaggcaaggtgattgcctatgcttcgagacagttgaaggtgcatgaaaagaattacaccactcatgacttagagctgggtgccgttgtattcgcactaaaactgtggaggcattatctgtacggaatcaagtttgtgatctattcagatcacaagagccttcaacaattgttcaatcagaaggagctaaatatgaggcaacgccgttggatggagaccttaaatgattatgattgtgagatcagataccatcccggcaaagcgaatgtagtcgctgatgccctgagccggaaagaaaggatgaaacccatccgaatcaatgcttggaggatggaagtaaagaataacttaattgaaaggatattagctgcacagtgagaggctgtgttggaagctaattaccctaaggaaaagttaggagtaactgaggagcagttaactcttagcaaggatggaattttgagattgaatgggcgaatatgggttcctatttatggaggactacgagatgttatcctccaggaagcccatagttccaaatattctgtccatcctggagcagacaaaatgtatcaggatttaaaggcaaattattggtggataggcttgaaaaagtctgtagccgcttatgtagccaaatgcttaacttgtgtgcaagtcaaggctgagcatcaaaagccatctggcttgctacaacagcctgagctccctgaatggaagtgggagtgtgtaactatggattttatcaccaagttacccagGACGAACAAGGGAAATGacacgatatgggttatagtcgatagattgaccaagtcagctcatttcttacccataaaggagacttatagctccgacaccttagcccagttgtatgttgataagattgtagccttgcatggcatacctgtgtctattatctctgatagggatactaggtacacgtcacatttctggaagagtttccaacaatctttgggcacgcgtttgaatttcagtacggcttaccatcctcagacagacggtcagagtgagcgtactattcaaacgttagaagacatgctgcgtgcatgtgctatcgatttaggtggtagttgggataagaacctacccctaatcgaattctcctacaacaatagctaccatacccgcataaaggctgcgcctttcgaggcattatacggtaggaagtgtagatcgcctgtttgttgggcggaagtgggagaggtccaattatcaggaccggagatagttttcgaaacaacggacaagattacccagattcgggaacgtctcaaggctgcccgtgataggcagaaaagttacgctgatccaaagcgtaaggattttcacttcgaggtaggtgaaaaagtgctactaaaagtatcaccctggaagggggtgatgcgcttcggtaagaagggcaaactgagcccgagatacataggacctttcgaggttatcgaacgtgtcgggtcagttgcctataagttgaacttaccagaagagctcaatggaattcacaacgtgttccacatctgcaatctaaagaagtgcttcgctgatgaatcattggtgatcccacacacagatgtgcatatagatgagagcttgaagtttgtggagaagcctttgtcgattgaggaccgacaAGTGAAGAATCTTCGAAGGAAACATGTACCGatagttaaggttaaatgggatgcccggagaggacccgaattcacgtgggaagttgaatccacgatgaaagagaaatatccctatttgtttgagtaaatctcgggtcgagatttattttaagggggtgaggatgtaacacctcgaaattttgtgtccaataatgtattgacacgtgtcttgagtttacacgtggcatttaatattaaataaaggactatagttgacaagccttgaaagtatgtaaattcgagggttataaatgtcaaacaagggtaagtatattgtatagtaaccctaaacgatgctcgtaccttcaaacgaataaatcatggatcgtacggaagagaaacgcggaagaaagtgagagattacaagctgcaggagTTAACTGTGTCagcatgtttaattatacctctgagtgactctttgacgtacccgaggctttgtaacagtaaaatacgctcactagaatatactgtataaattccgcgaagttccgttttaaaacgagaaatatatgatcaatttcgtataagaggggttaaaggcgtcaacaatgaaagttaaggctttccgaataattaacaaactaaccggggacttaacagtgcgggtaaataacacgaggcccttagttgtaattaatcgagggccaaatcgcaaagttaccccttcaaacccgaaaggtcaggttaataattaccaaagatttcgttattaattacaaagatttaggtggtgtttgtttttttgccAGAAGCACTTCTGGCCACTTATATCTGCGCTGCGCAGACGCGGGCAGACGTTTGGATgttgcagcttgtttgttttctcgcagacctttcattaaaaaaggtctgcgagacctcttCACCACGCAGACAATGACCCATGTCTTCTTGGAACCTCTTCTTGGCACAGACCTCTTCTTCCCTGCCACCACCACATCCctgtcaccaccaccaccaccacatccctGCCACAACCACCGTCACCAACACCCACCTGCAACCACCATCCACCTGCCACAACCCCCACCTACTCCCGCCGGCCACCACCACAACTACCGTCACCACTATCCACCTGCCACCACAACCACCATGAAAACCCCTCAAAtccaaaaacccactcaaaatcccCAACTTACCGGTTTTAAGAAGAAACAACCACCAACCAACAAGCATTCTCTCTCCTCGCGTCTCTCTCTCTTCTCGCGTATTTCTCTCTTCTCGCGTCTTTCACGCCGCCGTGCGCCGGAGAAGAAGGAGATGGGTGTGCCGGAGAAACGGCTGGCCGGAGAAGGAGATGGCGGTGGTGGTGAcagattgtagagagagagtTCAAGGCTAGGATTTGCGGTGGTGGTGATGAAGGCagagagagagatcgagggaggagagagagatcTGTGAGAGGAGAGAGAGACGGTGAAGGGCGGTGGTGTAGTGGTGACGACGGTGGTTGTGTAAGGCGGTGGTGCTTGGTGGTGGTGAGGAAGGCAGAGAAAGAGCAGAGGTgtctgtgtgtgtttgtgtgtgttatgtgtGTGAAGatctttttatataaaaaaaacaaaccctcttctccttgcagactgcagacatttggtccacctcttctccttcagatgcctgcagatgtggtccgcaggctgcagaccttttcccgcagaaaaaacaaacagcaccttagtcatgattataaaagattcaaaaaacagaaaaattagacctaacgcgggccgcgtaaaggtctTGGGTtagttgaagcgggccgcgagccttctgtTTGCACGCGTCTGGTTTGAAGATCCAGGCGACCCGCAAACAAGTTGCATGATtccttcatgcgggccgcgtgaaccgcccagatgcagaaagtttggactAACTTGCTTTTTGAGCTAGTGAACGACCAAAAGTGCAATAAATGAGGCATCGGTGCCctctacttgcctcctagcactcagggccacctgctgaacatccatgatgcttggtaggctgagttgtgatgatcccaTGCCAAgttttgcactataaataggcctattgtgtgcataagttcaccacacctcaaaacacattctcttgatcatctctggagcttccaagctttatTCTATCATCCTAAATCgtgctcaagcttctgtaagttgtttaaatcctttgtggtttagttttacttagttaaatagctagaaatcaaaccgtcgtaactacggtttgacttcgagatatgtccttaatggctcagtcatatctcgaatcaaaagtagttataagttggtattagtatgggtaataaacccctagaaaggttccctctgatcaccactctaactagttcaaatgtccagtcaaacgtatacttaaaaagtcaacagaaagccatttttgcgattcttgcataatctgtaatatagatgatatgaaacctgtttgaacacttataaaacatgatattgagtatataaacttgtctaaactcgtttgactcggccatttgctatattgacccggttcggagccgaacgtcgcaaaagtttgacttttgctttgacttcagttctgacccgttttagtgcaatgtagatatgccttaggactctcttaggaccaggtcatgtgatggtatcaccctctgtgaccggatcgttgtttgtccgagtcttttacgcatttccgttaattgcttaaaagttgaccgtaacgcccttttcaaaataaaacgagtatttcagaCACGTGAAGGggccataaccttgcttactaaattctaagcatgtccctaaagtttcacgccaatccgaggtccagaatgggagttatgctaaatagcgcaaataaaagaaacttttgtaataaacggcgcgattagcataacgcctacctaaaccaagatttcgacaccaaactttttactctctgttgtaaaatagtattttgggatttttaaagatttttaattaattttaacctgcacataacctacggttatggctacggttcggtaaataccgaatacgcccttttcggccaaaacttgagttctacaaggtcttttgacccgattccagttgctactgattttaaataataaataaagtaatttgaactttataaactgatcgggaaactcaggtttcctatagaactcagaaATCTTTTTAAAAGTCCTtgaaatgaccggaaaacccctacggggcgtataataaacttaaactcgttacgggcatcacggaaggtatcctactgataccacaacctctttaaggcatattgacttggaaaacaagtgtaggactcttacggttacccgttgcgcctattgcgcgcacggttcgacttatgtaactagtttacataaattagccgatacgggtcaaaccatattattttgaccccaaaatccagagtgtgaatattaaacccatataaaacaagtcttcgaacttgttgggtcagaatcacaatCCATTcttggttttcgcctttcacacgattaaaccgtatctatcccttgaaactgaccggtctaggctacggctaatataaagacccgttaggattctaataggttattttaaaaccttcgttccagaataggagccccagtaaaagatatctgtgatttaatcaattaaggacaatacttgcaaaggtaaatacttttaacttattttccgttatacggacttgggttacggtatattaataccgcttgattgagcatcaaatcttccatcgtttaggtggttaattgaataatttgatcggctcatttaaacagtcttgttacttaaaagcctttgggggattaatgaccatgtcccggatatcctaggcatcattttacgaaatggccacgacctcgacactcgggtgtaggcgtacacccggtattatgtctacattattaaaagacgtaaccgttggtttacccaccacggttttacgcaaagtggtgtgtctattgatctttaacccggactagatccgggctactgaacgcaaagaaggaacatgtaattcgttcacaagattataatattaaataattctcccaagttataaaagagtttgtgccttgtgcattcaaatcaatttatttaaacattttacaaaagtgtcggttgaatgtatttaccagtgtaaactgacgtattttcccaaaaagattaagtgcaggtactacacgtaatcggctggcaatagctccttagcatcttaagaagtctcgcaagcttgatgtcttgtctgttgaacaaatatttttattatttttgatcccctgtggataccattcgactacttgtgatacattcgatattacaatcaaaggttgaattatatttatctttatgcttccgctgtgcattcatataattgtgtggttgactatattgttgccaactacgtcacggtaatcccccaccgggcccaccggtgatacacgtggaaaccAGGGGTGTGACAGGTATCTTCAATGAAAATTGGTTTGTTAGACGCACGTAACCAATCTTGAGCACATACCAACGCTTCCACCATTCTTGGAGTCAATGAGGTTCGAAAACAATCAAGCACCCGTCCACCGGTGCTAAAAGCCGGACTCGGAAGCAACCGTAGAAACCGGAATGGCAAGAATATCCCGGGCCATCTTAGCAAGAACGGGATATCGGCATTGTTGAACTTTCCACCATTTTAAAATGTCAAAACGTGCATCCATGGGTTCGCGATCTTCATTAAGATATTTATCTAACTCACTTTTGTTCAAAGATGTTTGCGAACTACCCATGGCCATTTCAAACTTCTTTGTCATGAGTTCGTCAACATCCATTGTGTCGCTAGAATTAGAACCTCCCATGGGCATTGATGTAGATGACGACACCTCAAATTCCTTCTCCTTTTGAGGCatagatttttttataaaattcaaaCAAAGAAAGCAAGTTTGAATCTAGACTTTTTAGGATCCTCTCATCTACATGTTTTGCTGAAACAACCCACTTAATATACTTCCATTTCCTTCTCGGGTCAAGAACCACAGCGATAAACAAAAAATGGTTTAACTTGGTAACATCCCCCCAATATTTTTGATATTTTCTTATCATATTAAGTGCCATTGAACTTATTGAATCATCAGAACTCATTGAAAAACCATCAATCACAGTGCCAATCCCAAGTATCTCATGCACATAAGAATTAGAAGTCACACTTGTCTTGATCCTATTCTCAaccaaaaactataaataggcaATGAACCCAACAAATTCATTTGCtcattttcattcattcctcCTCTCTCTCAAACCTGGACCTTCCTAAGCTGAAGTGGGAACTTATCTTAATAGAAAAGATAGCATGGACCCATTGTAAGTGTCCTAGCCCACCttatagttcagatttatgttttAATAACCGAAAAATCAAGTTATCGTATAttagctttgactttcggtttagactCTCATGGTCCAGCCACTAACCAAATTAAAAGTGGGTATAAGACCatagttaggtaggtgattaacccctgaaagggaacctcctaattccttcgtttgcatagttaattgtcgggtcgaACCGTATAggtaaaaagtcaaacttggcaGATTTGTGCATATTAATTAAACCATAGATACAtaggttataaattatattttaacactctaataacttggtaatgattattagaacatgtctaagctggtccaactcgacaattctaagtttagggtcggttcacaaccgaaagtcgcaaaagcttgactttgctttgacttttTAGTTCTGTCCCGATTAAGCttgattcttccatgttttaagcttccattaggacatattattcagtagtataaccctctgaagttatattgcatggttccttgtggtttgaattatacgctagtttccgctattatgcttataaacgcccattatgcccttttgacataaggatgagatttttagaaatgtgagacgacaaaaacctttgttactgatatataagcttgtcctgaaaatttgacatcagttcttggtcccaaataggagttatgctcgatatcgtaattagaaacttttaactaagtaaattgcgatatcttgcataaagcatgtttaaacttgaattttgacccaaaactcattacctactgttaagatattatttttagggattgttggaattattgatcagattataaact
This genomic interval carries:
- the LOC110902196 gene encoding extensin-like translates to MTHVFLEPLLGTDLFFPATTTSLSPPPPPHPCHNHRHQHPPATTIHLPQPPPTPAGHHHNYRHHYPPATTTTMKTPQIQKPTQNPQLTGFKKKQPPTNKHSLSSRLSLFSRISLFSRLSRRRAPEKKEMGVPEKRLAGEGDGGGGDRL